Proteins encoded within one genomic window of Microbacterium soli:
- a CDS encoding metal ABC transporter ATP-binding protein, with the protein MQPVLTIDGASLTRGRRELWSRLDLEMRPGEFVAVLGPSGSGKTTLLRSILGLQRLSAGGIRVAGTSVRRGDPRIGYIPQQRPLPPDTSLRARDLVALGVHGTRFGLPIPRRGDRARVDALLEGVGAAHYGDRPVGLLSGGEQQRLRVGQALADRPALLLCDEPLSNLDLANQRAVTDIIDRERREHGTAVLFVTHDINPILDRVDRILYIAGGRFLLGTPEEVLQTHVLSRLYGTPVFVFRAGGRLVVVGVPDAETHHETDEEPPAMGPSAAPGGRA; encoded by the coding sequence GTGCAGCCGGTCCTGACCATCGACGGGGCGTCCCTGACCAGAGGTCGTCGTGAACTGTGGTCGCGGCTGGATCTGGAGATGCGCCCGGGCGAATTCGTCGCCGTGCTCGGGCCGTCCGGGTCGGGCAAGACCACGCTCCTGCGCAGCATCCTGGGGCTCCAGCGACTCTCGGCCGGCGGCATCCGCGTCGCCGGAACGTCCGTGCGGCGCGGCGACCCGCGCATCGGCTACATCCCTCAGCAGCGTCCGCTCCCGCCGGACACCAGCCTGCGCGCCCGCGACCTCGTCGCGCTGGGAGTGCACGGCACGCGCTTCGGCCTGCCGATCCCGCGTCGCGGCGACCGGGCGCGCGTGGACGCCCTGCTGGAGGGCGTCGGCGCGGCGCACTACGGCGACCGCCCGGTCGGACTGCTCTCCGGCGGAGAGCAGCAGCGGCTGCGCGTGGGACAGGCGCTGGCGGACCGGCCGGCCCTGCTGCTGTGCGACGAGCCGCTGTCGAACCTCGACCTCGCGAATCAGCGCGCCGTGACCGACATCATCGACCGGGAGCGGCGCGAGCACGGCACGGCCGTGCTGTTCGTCACCCACGACATCAATCCCATCCTCGACCGCGTCGATCGCATCCTCTACATCGCCGGCGGGCGCTTCCTGCTCGGCACGCCCGAGGAGGTGCTGCAGACGCATGTGCTGAGCAGGCTGTACGGCACCCCTGTGTTCGTGTTCCGCGCCGGAGGACGGCTGGTGGTCGTCGGCGTTCCGGATGCCGAGACCCACCACGAGACGGATGAGGAGCCCCCCGCGATGGGGCCCTCGGCCGCTCCGGGAGGCCGCGCGTGA
- a CDS encoding metal ABC transporter solute-binding protein, Zn/Mn family yields the protein MQRSFIAIALTAASVIALSGCSSAAPAKSTDGTVQIVASTNVYGSLAAVIGGDRVTVTSLIDSTAKDPHSYEATARDRLAVQRADLVIENGGGYDSFMTQLRDGSDAEVITAAEFAHDHPDAAEGEDHDHEAEADHGHDHDAEDDHDHGAGHGHDEHGHSHIEGFNEHVWFDPDIIAHVAERVTADLTELDPAGGTEFAANAKALTAELDAIDTEIAALHGSLEGVPVLITEPLPGRLAAAVGLDDVTPEGFASAVEEGNDVAPATLLDALSLIDGGEVRAVLANAQTGGSETSRVEDAAQQAGIPVITFSELLEPEQSYAEWMRVAISDLAALEK from the coding sequence GTGCAGAGATCCTTCATCGCCATCGCGCTCACCGCCGCATCCGTCATCGCGCTGTCCGGATGCTCATCCGCAGCCCCCGCAAAGAGCACGGACGGGACGGTGCAGATCGTCGCCTCGACGAACGTGTACGGCAGTCTCGCCGCCGTGATCGGCGGCGACCGCGTCACCGTGACGAGCCTCATCGACTCGACGGCCAAGGACCCGCACTCCTACGAGGCCACGGCGCGTGACCGGCTCGCCGTGCAGCGCGCGGACCTCGTCATCGAGAACGGCGGAGGCTACGACTCGTTCATGACACAGCTGCGGGACGGCTCGGATGCCGAGGTCATCACCGCCGCCGAGTTCGCGCACGACCACCCCGACGCGGCCGAGGGCGAGGACCACGACCACGAGGCAGAGGCCGACCACGGTCACGACCACGACGCCGAAGACGACCACGACCACGGCGCCGGTCATGGTCACGACGAGCACGGCCACTCCCACATCGAGGGATTCAACGAGCACGTCTGGTTCGACCCCGACATCATCGCGCACGTCGCGGAGCGGGTCACCGCCGACCTCACCGAGCTCGACCCCGCCGGTGGCACCGAATTCGCCGCCAACGCGAAGGCGCTGACGGCCGAGCTGGACGCCATCGACACCGAGATCGCGGCGCTGCACGGATCGCTGGAGGGGGTGCCGGTGCTCATCACCGAGCCGCTTCCCGGTCGGCTCGCCGCCGCCGTCGGACTCGACGATGTGACACCGGAGGGATTCGCCTCCGCCGTCGAGGAGGGCAACGACGTCGCCCCCGCCACGCTGCTGGACGCGCTCTCGCTCATCGACGGGGGCGAGGTGCGCGCGGTGCTCGCCAACGCGCAGACCGGCGGCAGCGAGACCAGCCGTGTGGAGGACGCCGCACAGCAGGCCGGCATCCCCGTGATCACCTTCAGCGAGCTGCTCGAGCCCGAACAGTCGTACGCTGAGTGGATGCGCGTCGCGATCTCGGACCTCGCCGCCCTCGAGAAGTGA
- a CDS encoding histidinol-phosphate transaminase: MTEPTLPRIRPEIAALPPYRQGRQAGPDAFKLSSNENPFEPLPSVLEALTRTAPINRYPDATAGALRARLAQRYAVDPDAVHVASGSVSILHQLVLGTSTVGDEVVYAWRSFEAYPSLPLVAGATGVQVPLAPGARHDLDAMADAVTGRTRAVIVCTPNNPTGPIVTSAEFAAFVARVPQDVLIILDEAYAEFVTAPDAVDGLAERVFEKHPNVVVLRTFSKAFGLAGLRVGYAIGHPRVLDAARTTGIPLSVTSAAECAGIASLDAEDELRARVAVIVERRTRLVEGLRAQGWDVPDSQANFVWLPAGERTVDVAAAFEAADLIVRPFAGDGIRISVGEEESIEKVLQVAATQAPA, encoded by the coding sequence GTGACCGAGCCAACGCTGCCCCGCATCCGTCCTGAGATCGCCGCTCTGCCGCCGTACCGTCAGGGCAGGCAGGCAGGCCCGGACGCCTTCAAGCTCTCCAGCAACGAGAACCCGTTCGAGCCGCTCCCCTCCGTGCTCGAGGCGCTCACGCGCACCGCGCCGATCAACCGGTATCCCGACGCCACGGCGGGGGCGCTGCGCGCTCGGCTGGCGCAGCGGTACGCCGTCGACCCGGACGCCGTGCATGTGGCATCCGGTTCCGTCTCCATCCTGCATCAGCTGGTGCTGGGCACCTCCACGGTGGGCGACGAGGTCGTCTACGCGTGGCGGTCGTTCGAGGCGTACCCGAGCCTGCCCCTCGTCGCGGGCGCGACGGGTGTGCAGGTGCCCCTCGCGCCCGGTGCGCGACACGATCTCGATGCGATGGCGGATGCCGTGACCGGCCGCACCCGAGCGGTCATCGTCTGCACCCCCAACAACCCCACCGGCCCGATCGTCACGAGTGCCGAGTTCGCCGCGTTCGTCGCGCGGGTGCCGCAGGACGTGCTCATCATCCTCGACGAGGCGTACGCCGAGTTCGTCACCGCGCCGGATGCCGTGGACGGGCTCGCCGAGCGCGTTTTCGAGAAGCACCCGAACGTCGTCGTGCTGCGCACCTTCTCCAAGGCCTTCGGGCTGGCCGGACTGCGGGTGGGCTACGCCATCGGGCACCCGAGGGTTCTGGACGCCGCCCGCACCACGGGCATCCCGCTGTCGGTCACCAGCGCCGCCGAGTGCGCCGGGATCGCGAGCCTGGACGCGGAGGACGAGCTGCGGGCACGGGTGGCCGTGATCGTCGAGCGCCGGACGCGCCTGGTGGAGGGGCTGCGCGCACAGGGGTGGGACGTGCCCGATTCGCAGGCGAACTTCGTGTGGCTGCCCGCCGGGGAGCGCACGGTCGACGTGGCGGCCGCCTTCGAGGCCGCCGACCTCATCGTGCGGCCGTTCGCGGGCGACGGCATCCGCATCTCCGTCGGCGAGGAGGAGTCCATCGAGAAGGTGCTGCAGGTCGCCGCGACGCAGGCTCCCGCATGA
- a CDS encoding phage holin family protein, with protein sequence MRFIIRVVINAFAIWVASLIPVLGVDVHSFAPGETLQFVLTLLAVAAVFALVNSIIGTIIKVVAFPLYILTFGLISLLVNGFLLWLTAWITSGFGWGLSVDSFWWGVVAAVLISVINAVFGAILRPQRKKRRR encoded by the coding sequence ATGCGCTTCATCATCCGCGTCGTCATCAACGCGTTCGCCATCTGGGTCGCCTCGCTGATCCCCGTCCTCGGCGTCGACGTGCACTCGTTCGCGCCCGGCGAGACGCTCCAGTTCGTCCTGACCCTGCTGGCGGTGGCGGCCGTCTTCGCGCTGGTCAATTCCATCATCGGCACCATCATCAAGGTCGTCGCGTTCCCGCTGTACATCCTCACCTTCGGGCTCATCTCCCTCCTCGTCAACGGATTCCTGCTGTGGCTGACCGCCTGGATCACGAGCGGCTTCGGGTGGGGCCTGAGCGTCGACTCGTTCTGGTGGGGCGTGGTCGCGGCGGTGCTCATCTCGGTCATCAACGCCGTGTTCGGCGCGATCCTGCGCCCGCAGAGGAAAAAGAGGCGCCGCTGA
- a CDS encoding DivIVA domain-containing protein, whose amino-acid sequence MSETHESDNAQNGDFFDQLLTTAPREHASFTQAFRGYDKAEVDAALATLRDQVARLTEDRDGMEARHRSELEALHAEHERALADAVAGNDARLARLEEELAAARAQAEEAATQVSALATELSDAPKDGDEPQSRQQFEAVLRVAEEQASVLIHNAATQAERLLAAAREEAEAKRAELAADVARITEQAEHDADQVRLKIETELTAHEARLERESAHAAEKVAQAEQEAAAIRTEAEKGAAALRAMVTRETTDMRADAEREVREMNARVLEFEETLTRRQDDAQQEFLVLHNQAVAHAERITTDANEQVAASLEHAQRISAKAEDYERLMRSQAQAIEAEAQVKARETLERARAKAQKIIDSVTGHATVALRDAEDRTRQLRWQQQQLTSFMAEVRELIRPEGVLTKPASEESEGSEGAVPAPADVDDAVLDDLIDDETGGAELDGAGETDDFDDAEAPEDEAELAEDETTRA is encoded by the coding sequence GTGAGCGAGACGCACGAGTCCGACAACGCGCAGAACGGCGACTTCTTCGACCAGCTGCTGACCACGGCGCCCAGGGAGCACGCCTCCTTCACCCAGGCGTTCCGCGGTTACGACAAGGCGGAGGTGGACGCTGCGCTCGCGACGCTGCGAGACCAGGTGGCGCGACTGACCGAGGACCGGGACGGCATGGAGGCCCGTCACCGCAGCGAGCTGGAGGCGCTGCACGCCGAGCACGAGCGGGCGCTGGCGGATGCCGTCGCGGGCAATGACGCCCGGCTCGCCCGGCTGGAGGAGGAGCTGGCCGCCGCCCGCGCGCAGGCCGAGGAGGCCGCGACGCAGGTCAGCGCGCTGGCCACCGAGCTCAGCGACGCGCCCAAGGACGGCGACGAGCCGCAGAGCCGACAGCAGTTCGAGGCCGTGCTGCGTGTCGCCGAGGAGCAGGCCAGTGTGCTCATCCACAACGCCGCCACACAGGCGGAGCGGCTGCTGGCCGCCGCCCGTGAGGAGGCCGAGGCCAAGCGCGCCGAGCTGGCCGCCGACGTGGCCCGCATCACCGAGCAGGCCGAGCACGACGCGGACCAGGTGCGGCTGAAGATCGAGACCGAGCTGACCGCGCACGAGGCGCGGCTGGAGCGCGAGTCCGCGCACGCCGCGGAGAAGGTCGCGCAGGCCGAGCAGGAGGCGGCCGCCATCCGCACCGAGGCGGAGAAGGGCGCCGCCGCGCTGCGCGCCATGGTCACCCGCGAGACGACGGACATGCGGGCGGATGCCGAGCGCGAGGTGCGCGAGATGAACGCCCGCGTCCTGGAGTTCGAGGAGACGCTCACGCGCCGTCAGGACGACGCGCAGCAGGAGTTCCTCGTGCTGCACAACCAGGCGGTCGCGCACGCGGAGCGCATCACGACGGACGCCAACGAGCAGGTCGCCGCGTCGCTGGAGCATGCGCAGCGCATCTCGGCCAAGGCCGAGGACTACGAGCGCCTGATGCGCTCGCAGGCACAGGCCATCGAGGCCGAGGCGCAGGTGAAGGCTCGGGAGACTCTGGAGCGCGCGCGGGCGAAGGCGCAGAAGATCATCGACTCGGTCACCGGCCACGCGACGGTCGCCCTGCGCGACGCCGAGGACCGCACGCGTCAGCTGCGGTGGCAGCAGCAGCAGCTGACCAGCTTCATGGCGGAGGTGCGCGAGCTCATCCGCCCGGAGGGCGTGCTGACCAAGCCCGCCTCCGAGGAGTCCGAGGGCTCCGAGGGCGCGGTCCCCGCCCCCGCCGACGTCGACGACGCCGTGCTCGACGACCTGATCGACGACGAGACCGGTGGCGCCGAGCTCGACGGTGCGGGCGAGACCGACGACTTCGACGACGCCGAGGCGCCCGAGGACGAGGCGGAGCTCGCCGAGGACGAGACCACTCGCGCCTGA
- a CDS encoding metal ABC transporter permease yields MSPLVDWGDVFSFQDYGQLLALLSNSLIAGAVLGLVGGLTSVFVMQRDLAFAVHGVSELSFAGAAAALLFGGSVVAGSIGGALVAAILIGVLGSRARERNSIVGVLMPFGLGLGILFLSLYDGRGANRFGLLTGQIVSVSNPDLGWLIGMSLVVLLGLLLMWHPLRFDSLDPESAAARGVPVRTVSLLFMVLLGLIVAVSVHIIGALLVMALLVTPAAAAMRLTAGPVAVPVLAALFGVVAAVGGILLALAGTLPVSPYITTISFLIYGGCWAVQRVRGRVRRT; encoded by the coding sequence GTGAGCCCGCTGGTGGACTGGGGCGACGTCTTCTCGTTCCAGGACTACGGGCAGCTGCTGGCGCTGCTGTCGAACTCGCTGATCGCGGGCGCCGTGCTGGGCCTGGTCGGGGGGCTGACGAGTGTGTTCGTCATGCAGCGCGACCTCGCCTTCGCCGTGCACGGCGTCAGTGAGTTGTCCTTCGCCGGCGCCGCCGCCGCGCTGCTGTTCGGCGGCAGCGTGGTGGCCGGGTCGATCGGCGGGGCGCTGGTCGCGGCGATCCTCATCGGCGTGCTGGGCTCCCGAGCCAGGGAGCGCAATTCGATCGTGGGCGTGCTGATGCCGTTCGGGCTGGGGTTGGGCATCCTGTTCCTCTCCCTCTACGACGGTCGCGGGGCCAACCGGTTCGGCCTGCTCACCGGACAGATCGTGTCGGTCTCCAACCCCGACCTGGGCTGGCTGATCGGAATGAGCCTCGTGGTGCTGCTGGGTCTGCTGCTGATGTGGCATCCGCTGCGCTTCGACTCCCTCGACCCGGAGTCCGCCGCGGCGCGCGGCGTGCCGGTGCGCACCGTGAGCCTGCTGTTCATGGTGCTGCTGGGGCTCATCGTCGCCGTCAGCGTGCACATCATCGGCGCGCTCCTGGTGATGGCGCTGCTGGTCACCCCGGCGGCCGCGGCGATGCGCCTGACGGCGGGACCCGTGGCCGTGCCGGTGCTGGCGGCGCTGTTCGGCGTCGTGGCGGCCGTCGGCGGCATCCTGCTGGCCCTGGCGGGGACCCTCCCGGTCAGCCCCTACATCACGACGATCTCGTTCCTCATCTACGGCGGGTGCTGGGCGGTGCAGCGGGTCCGCGGACGCGTGCGCCGCACCTGA
- a CDS encoding alpha-ketoacid dehydrogenase subunit beta, producing the protein MTLETMPLSKALNAGLRKAMQDDPRVLLMGEDIGTLGGVFRVTEGLRSEFGDRRVLDTPLAESGIVGTAIGLAMAGFRPVCEIQFDGFVFPAFDQITSQLAKLTNRHEGALSMPVVIRIPYGGHIGAVEHHQESPEAYFAHTPGLRVVSPSTPNDAYWMIQEAIRSDDPVIFLEPKSRYWPKGEVDLEASAVPLHASRIVRRGTDVTLVGHGAMVTTLLQAAALAEAEGTSCEVVDVRSLSPVDYGPILDSVRSTGRMVYAQEAPGSVSVGGEIAATVMERAFYALEAPVLRVSGFDVPFPPAKLEGVYLPDADRVLEAVDRSLAY; encoded by the coding sequence ATGACCCTCGAGACGATGCCGCTGTCGAAGGCGCTGAACGCCGGGCTGCGCAAGGCCATGCAGGACGACCCGCGGGTGCTGCTCATGGGCGAGGACATCGGCACACTCGGTGGGGTCTTCCGCGTCACGGAGGGCCTGCGGAGCGAGTTCGGCGACCGGCGCGTGCTGGACACCCCGCTCGCGGAGTCCGGCATCGTCGGCACGGCCATCGGCCTGGCCATGGCCGGGTTCCGCCCCGTGTGCGAGATCCAGTTCGACGGCTTCGTCTTCCCCGCGTTCGATCAGATCACCTCCCAGCTGGCGAAGCTGACGAACCGGCACGAGGGCGCGCTGTCGATGCCCGTCGTCATCCGCATCCCCTACGGAGGGCACATCGGCGCCGTCGAGCACCACCAGGAGAGCCCGGAGGCGTACTTCGCGCACACTCCCGGGCTGCGCGTGGTGTCGCCGTCGACGCCCAACGACGCGTACTGGATGATCCAGGAGGCGATCCGGTCCGACGACCCGGTGATCTTCCTCGAGCCCAAGAGCAGGTACTGGCCCAAGGGCGAGGTCGACCTCGAGGCATCGGCCGTGCCCCTGCATGCCTCGCGCATCGTGCGCCGCGGCACCGATGTCACCCTCGTCGGGCACGGCGCCATGGTCACGACCCTGCTGCAGGCCGCCGCGCTCGCCGAGGCCGAGGGCACCAGCTGCGAGGTCGTCGATGTGCGCTCGCTGTCGCCGGTGGACTACGGCCCCATCCTCGACTCGGTGCGCTCGACGGGGCGCATGGTCTACGCGCAGGAGGCCCCCGGGTCCGTCAGCGTGGGCGGCGAGATCGCCGCCACCGTCATGGAGCGCGCGTTCTACGCCCTGGAGGCGCCCGTCCTGCGCGTCTCCGGGTTCGACGTGCCGTTCCCGCCCGCCAAGCTCGAGGGCGTCTACCTTCCGGATGCGGATCGCGTCCTGGAGGCCGTCGACCGCTCCCTCGCCTACTGA
- a CDS encoding dihydrolipoamide acetyltransferase family protein produces the protein MTTQTFTLPDVGEGLTEAEIVSWRVAPGDTVAINDVICEIETAKSLVELPSPHAGTVGEILAAEGATVEVGAPIIIFVSEDADAGAAAPPAAAADPEEGGGAVLVGYGSGGGATSRRKRPAERPVRSSVGVIAKPPIRKLARDLGVDLTEVTPTGADGEVTRDDVVKHASQASVFRNIETPDWGDVREETVPAPEPAPIGLARGMRPVVDEERTESIPVKGVRKASANAMVQSAYTAPHVTVWKEVDATRTMELVKRLKASPDFADIKVSPLLIMARAVIWAVRRTPMVNAAWVDADGGAEIVLRHYVNLGIAAATPRGLLVPNIKDAQELSMRDLARALNRLTVTAREGRTAPADQHGGTITITNIGVFGMDAGTPIINPGEAGIVAMGTIAQKPWVVDGEVRPRWVTTVAGSFDHRVIDGDGMSRFIADVASVLEEPALLVE, from the coding sequence ATGACCACTCAGACCTTCACCCTTCCCGACGTCGGCGAGGGCCTCACCGAGGCCGAGATCGTCTCCTGGCGGGTCGCTCCCGGCGACACCGTCGCGATCAACGACGTCATCTGCGAGATCGAGACCGCCAAGTCGCTCGTCGAGCTGCCCTCGCCGCACGCCGGCACGGTCGGCGAGATCCTCGCCGCCGAGGGCGCCACGGTCGAGGTCGGCGCGCCGATCATCATCTTCGTGTCGGAGGATGCGGATGCCGGGGCCGCGGCGCCCCCGGCTGCCGCCGCGGATCCGGAGGAGGGTGGCGGCGCGGTGCTGGTCGGCTACGGCTCCGGCGGTGGGGCGACCTCACGGCGCAAACGGCCCGCCGAGCGCCCGGTGCGCTCGTCCGTGGGGGTGATCGCCAAGCCGCCGATCCGCAAGCTCGCCCGCGACCTGGGAGTGGATCTCACCGAGGTGACGCCCACGGGCGCCGACGGCGAGGTCACCCGCGACGATGTCGTAAAGCACGCCTCGCAGGCCAGCGTGTTCCGCAACATCGAGACGCCGGACTGGGGCGATGTGCGCGAGGAGACCGTCCCCGCGCCGGAGCCCGCCCCCATCGGGCTGGCCCGCGGCATGCGGCCGGTCGTCGACGAGGAGCGCACCGAGTCCATCCCCGTCAAGGGCGTGCGCAAGGCCAGTGCGAACGCGATGGTGCAGAGCGCGTACACGGCCCCGCATGTGACGGTGTGGAAGGAGGTCGACGCCACCCGCACGATGGAGCTCGTCAAGCGGCTCAAGGCTTCGCCGGACTTCGCCGACATCAAGGTGTCGCCGCTGCTGATCATGGCCCGCGCGGTGATCTGGGCCGTGCGGCGCACGCCGATGGTCAACGCCGCCTGGGTCGACGCCGACGGCGGCGCGGAGATCGTGCTGCGCCACTACGTCAACCTCGGGATCGCCGCGGCGACGCCGCGCGGCCTGCTGGTGCCCAACATCAAGGACGCCCAGGAGCTGAGCATGCGCGATCTCGCCCGTGCGCTCAACCGTCTCACCGTCACCGCCCGTGAGGGCAGGACCGCGCCGGCGGATCAGCACGGCGGGACGATCACGATCACCAACATCGGCGTGTTCGGGATGGACGCCGGCACCCCCATCATCAACCCCGGCGAGGCCGGGATCGTGGCGATGGGGACGATCGCGCAGAAGCCGTGGGTCGTCGACGGCGAGGTGCGTCCGCGCTGGGTGACCACGGTCGCGGGGTCGTTCGACCATCGCGTGATCGACGGCGACGGCATGAGCCGGTTCATCGCCGACGTGGCCTCCGTGCTCGAGGAGCCCGCGCTGCTCGTGGAGTGA
- a CDS encoding MalY/PatB family protein yields the protein MSYDFRTTVDRTGTGSAKWEGMRAANPSVPAGISPFSVADLDLPMAPEILAGLRDHLQDAVLGYTVATDDYWDAVTGWFRDRHGWSVEREQIVLAPGVVPAFNTAVRAATAPGDGVIVQTPAYYPFFGAVENNDRVVVRNPLVVRDGRWRIDLDDLAEKAADPRTTALLFCSPHNPTGRVWERDELEAVRRIARENDLTVISDEIHFDLLMPGIRHTVFSTLGEDAAARSIVCTAPSKTFNLAGMATSNIVIADAGLRERYAQEQARTGFFTLNALGFQACRLAYTKAGAWLDGLLDLVHGNHELVRSFLAERMPEVVVHDLEGTYLQWMDFRALGLTAQELQRVHELEALVFFDEGAMFGPEGEGFERMNLAAPRRAVEDALERLARAHGR from the coding sequence ATGAGCTACGACTTCCGCACCACCGTCGATCGCACCGGCACCGGCTCGGCGAAATGGGAGGGGATGCGCGCGGCGAACCCGTCCGTCCCCGCGGGGATCTCCCCGTTCTCCGTCGCCGATCTCGACTTGCCGATGGCGCCGGAGATCCTGGCCGGGCTGCGCGATCACCTGCAGGACGCCGTGCTCGGGTACACGGTGGCCACGGACGACTACTGGGACGCCGTGACCGGCTGGTTCCGCGACAGGCACGGCTGGTCCGTCGAGCGCGAGCAGATCGTGCTGGCGCCCGGTGTGGTGCCGGCGTTCAACACCGCCGTCCGCGCCGCGACGGCGCCGGGCGACGGCGTCATCGTGCAGACCCCGGCGTACTACCCGTTCTTCGGGGCCGTCGAGAACAACGATCGCGTGGTCGTGCGCAACCCGCTCGTCGTCCGTGACGGCCGGTGGCGCATCGACCTCGACGACCTCGCCGAGAAGGCCGCCGACCCCCGCACCACCGCACTGCTGTTCTGCAGCCCGCACAACCCGACCGGTCGGGTGTGGGAGCGCGACGAGCTGGAGGCCGTCCGGCGCATCGCGCGCGAGAACGATCTGACGGTCATCAGTGACGAGATCCACTTCGACCTGCTGATGCCCGGCATCCGGCACACCGTCTTCTCTACCCTCGGCGAGGATGCCGCGGCGCGCAGCATCGTCTGCACCGCACCCAGCAAGACCTTCAACCTCGCGGGCATGGCCACGAGCAACATCGTCATCGCCGACGCCGGGCTGCGCGAGCGCTACGCGCAGGAGCAGGCCCGCACCGGATTCTTCACACTGAACGCGCTGGGCTTCCAGGCGTGCCGACTGGCGTACACGAAGGCGGGTGCGTGGCTGGACGGACTCCTCGACCTCGTGCACGGCAACCACGAGCTGGTGCGCTCGTTCCTCGCCGAGCGGATGCCGGAGGTCGTCGTCCACGATCTGGAGGGGACGTACCTGCAGTGGATGGACTTCCGCGCCCTCGGCCTGACCGCGCAGGAGCTGCAGCGCGTGCACGAGCTCGAGGCGCTGGTGTTCTTCGACGAGGGCGCCATGTTCGGCCCCGAGGGCGAGGGCTTCGAGCGCATGAACCTCGCCGCTCCGCGCCGTGCCGTCGAGGACGCGCTGGAGCGTCTGGCCCGGGCGCACGGACGCTGA
- a CDS encoding thiamine pyrophosphate-dependent enzyme, giving the protein MTSTETPLVRVLEADGAFAPSEAAEPYLPLIDALTDRELEQFHRDMVVIRAIDTQATNLQRQGQLALWPPSRGQEAAQVGSARAARSQDTLFPSYREHAVTRIRGVDPLDIVKVMRGVSHGGWDPTDPRNGNTRIYTLVLGSQTLHAAGYAMGLAFDGRTGTGDVDRDEAVVVYYGDGASSQGDVHEAMVFAASYDAPVLFFLQNNQWAISVPVQTQSKVPLVGRGAGYGIPSVRVDGNDVLASYAVSRALLDQTRGGAGPRAVEAVTYRMGAHTTSDDPTKYRGSDEEEAWARRDPIARMRAYLRGRGASDALFAEIDAEAADAAEDLRARTVALGSPARQTMFDHVYSEPHPLMQEQRAWLDAYEASFEGGAA; this is encoded by the coding sequence GTGACCTCGACCGAAACGCCCCTCGTCCGCGTCCTGGAGGCGGATGGAGCCTTCGCCCCCTCGGAGGCGGCGGAGCCCTACCTCCCGCTGATCGACGCGCTCACCGACCGTGAGCTCGAGCAGTTCCACCGCGACATGGTGGTCATCCGCGCCATCGACACCCAGGCCACCAACCTGCAGCGGCAGGGACAGTTGGCGCTGTGGCCGCCGAGCCGCGGACAGGAGGCCGCTCAGGTCGGCTCCGCGCGCGCCGCCCGTTCGCAGGACACGCTGTTCCCGTCCTACCGCGAGCACGCCGTCACCCGCATCCGCGGGGTCGATCCGCTGGACATCGTCAAGGTCATGCGGGGGGTCTCGCACGGCGGTTGGGATCCGACTGACCCGCGCAACGGCAACACCCGCATCTACACGCTCGTGCTGGGATCGCAGACTCTGCACGCGGCCGGTTACGCGATGGGGCTCGCCTTCGACGGCAGGACCGGCACGGGCGACGTCGACCGCGATGAGGCCGTGGTCGTCTACTACGGCGACGGTGCCTCCAGCCAGGGGGACGTCCACGAGGCGATGGTCTTCGCCGCCAGCTACGACGCCCCCGTGCTGTTCTTCCTGCAGAACAACCAGTGGGCGATCTCGGTGCCCGTGCAGACCCAGTCGAAGGTGCCGCTGGTCGGCCGCGGCGCGGGGTACGGGATCCCCAGCGTCCGTGTCGACGGCAATGACGTCCTCGCCAGTTACGCCGTCTCACGGGCCCTGCTCGACCAGACCCGCGGCGGCGCCGGCCCCCGGGCGGTGGAGGCCGTCACATACCGGATGGGTGCGCACACCACGAGCGACGACCCGACCAAGTACCGCGGCTCGGACGAGGAGGAGGCCTGGGCGCGGCGCGACCCCATCGCGCGCATGCGCGCGTACCTGCGCGGCAGAGGCGCATCCGACGCCCTCTTCGCCGAGATCGACGCCGAGGCGGCGGATGCCGCGGAGGACCTGCGCGCGCGCACGGTCGCCCTGGGGTCGCCGGCCCGTCAGACGATGTTCGACCACGTGTACAGCGAGCCGCATCCGCTCATGCAGGAGCAGCGGGCCTGGCTCGACGCCTACGAGGCCTCGTTCGAGGGGGGTGCCGCATGA